A single genomic interval of Mucilaginibacter robiniae harbors:
- a CDS encoding MBG domain-containing protein yields MKIKLYLFLFSVLLSVSAVAQSIIYKDCYEGTSAGGYPNGATLTYSSTTKDYTSTNVKDPITATSYHYRLYYSVDRWYLDYIPANGSQNFYYNVTTNSTTPPISSPTAPNGWIETNAGCGTAKKPATNLTLGSGATVVTPTVTTTAVTIYASTTATLGGNVTVDGGATVKGRGVVYGTSANPVIGGSGVTQIADASGGTGTFSASATGLISATTYHVRAYAINSAGTSYGSDVTFTTQSVDATLSNLAIGATTISPTFTSGTTSYTAMVSNSVDYVTITPTATNANATIKVNGSTTKSGYSSSYMPVAVGSNSIPVVVTAQDGSTTKTYTLTVIRAGSSVATLNALSISSGTLSPTFSSGTQSYAASVVNATTSITLTPTTTNANATVSVNGTTVASGTASGAIPLAVGANTIQVTTIAQDNVTSQTYTVTVTRAGSSVATLSNLSINPGTLSPIFASSTTNYTAGVNNSVNSVTVTPTTTDANATVSVNGIAVTSGTASSAIPLAVGANTIQAVTTAQDGSTTQTYNLTVTRASASAITTSVTTLPGFNSCYGNASAAQSFTVKGSNLTSDVTVTSPAGFEVAQTSGGPYQTSLTLTQSNGAISTTLYVRMAAVASSPAPGNIMLSATSATTQNVAVSGAQNARPTINLSSVTRVTSASTSFSLPYTATTGSPDLYSIFTGKSNPMSGFMTINNAKLTSSPITIAMPAGTVEGKYDFYLTATNSSTGCISYSNSFIVTVTSSDATLASLTTSQGTLSPTFASGTTSYTTSVDNSVSSITLKPSTTNANATVTINGTTVQSGTASSAIPLAVGANTIQTKVTAQDGSTNQTYNLTVNRAAASVITTSVATLPAFGSCYANASTAQFFTVKGGNLVSDITVTPPAGFEISQTSGGPYQTSLILTQTNGTVSATLYTRMAASASSPSPGNITLSATGATTQNVALSGTQNPRPTIDFGSISSVNRSATSFSVPYTATTGSPDLYSIITGSKAMSGFTAVSNAKLGSSPIVVAMPAGTAAGVYDFYLTVTNSSTDCISYSNYFSIAVVSSDATLSSLNSPQLTLSPAFNAATTSYTSSVSNSTSLIGLIAGLNDGNATMKVNGSTAKSQAANYISLAVGTNTIPIVVTAQDGVTTKTYTLTINRAASSVATLNALSISSGNLSPVFNSNTQSYAASVSNATTSIAIKPTATDATATISVNSTPVISGTASSAIPLAVGSNTIQVVVTAQDGSTQKAYTLTVMRAGSSVATLNALSISSGTLSPTFNSGTQSYAASVVNATTSVTLTPTTTDANATVSVNGTTVTLGTASGAIPLAVGNNTIQVVVTAQDGITQQAYTVNVTRIGSSVATLSNLSISSGTLSPTFASGTTSYNANVENSVSSITLKPNTTDDNAIVTVNGTTVQSGTASGAIPLAVGANTIQVVTTAQDGATSKTYTLNVTRNTATPVITFFALRIQQYGDAPDFALAATSTNTSTPITYTSSNPAVATITPDNKLHTVGAGSAVITASQAADATHAAAASVQQTYIAVPLSVTVTVNPQTKVYGQADPALTYQLTSGKLVGEDTFTGSLTRNAGENVAAYAIHQGTLTLGSNYNLTFKEANLTITPAAITIAANPQAKVYGQADPSLTYQITSGKLVSSQDAFIGSLTRDAGENAGTYAIQQGTLVLNNNYTLSYNSANLIINKAGLIITADNQTKVYGAANPTLTANYLGFVGGDDASIVTTQPVLATTATTTSPVGTYPITVSGAIAANYTPIYHAGTLTITAGQPAITFATLPVKNYGDADFAAGATSTGSTALTYSSDNTAVATVVDGNIHIVGAGTANITAMQVADANNSAAKSVVQTLTVNKAAITLTANAQNKNYGDADPALTYKITSGALIGQDAFTGSLTRNAGENIGTYAIQQGTLGLSSNYNLTYNTANLTITPAAITITANPQTKVYGQADPSLTYNITSGTLVGQDKFTGSLVRDAGENAGTYAIKQGTLALNNNYTLNYRGANLTIDKASLTIVADNQTKVYGAINPTLTTSYQGFVGGDDASIVTTQPVLSTTAITTSPLGTYPISVSGVVIPNYTPIYQAGTLTVTAGQPTITFAALPTKTYGDADFTANATSTGSAALTYSSDNVAVATVTDGNIHIVGAGTANITATQAADANNSAAKSVTQALTVTKAAITLTANAQSKTYGDADPSLTYQVTSGSLIGSDAFSGSLTRSAGENVGSYAIQQGTLALSNNYKLTYTGANLNIGAKAITITADVKAKTYGDTDPALTYKTTLGTLVGSDTFTGSLTRAAGENTGTYAISQGTLAVSTNYVLTYVGAGLTINKAGLTITAENKTKIYGQANPNLTVSYNGFVNGDDASKLTTQPMATTTAVNSSPAGTYAITANGAASTNYVVTYVPGTLTVQAAQPAITLATLPAKTYGDGDFSAGATSTNAVTPITYTSTNTAVATIVSGKVHIISAGTTTITASQATDANHVAAADVSQLLTVSPAAITVTANAQSKTYGTTDPTLTYKITSGTLVGSDAFSGSLTRDAGESVGSYAIKQGSLALNGNYALTYTGANLIIGKAILTIAADNKTKVYGEANPALTVTYNGFINGDNASQLASAATASTIATTASGAGTYDIQVNGAVSNNYTIVYNKGTLTVTPALLTVTANNQTKLYGTANPALTVSYSGFVNGDDASKLSVQPVANTLATTNSIAGTYAITPSSGVSANYSFMYVNGILTVMPTERTLTFNSLSEKTYGDSDFNPGATANTGEVVLYSSSNTSVATIVNGKIHIVGAGVSTITATLAANGNYTNMPSVTHTLIVNKAPQIINFAIIPNQLKGVQYSLSAVTASSGLPVTLVTSDPVIASVNGQTLSANRLGSITITATQEGNANYLPATTVKQTFEVVDASGSEVLVRQAVSPNGDGINDVLYIEGINEHPVNRVTVINRNGVKIFDTQNYNNASNAFDGHSNITGAMQQAGTYFYLLEYTVNGEGRRKTGWFILKY; encoded by the coding sequence ATGAAGATAAAGCTTTACTTATTTTTGTTTTCCGTTCTGTTATCTGTTTCGGCAGTTGCCCAAAGTATAATTTATAAAGATTGCTACGAAGGCACTAGTGCAGGAGGATATCCAAATGGGGCAACACTGACCTATAGTAGTACAACAAAAGATTATACCAGTACTAATGTTAAAGATCCAATTACTGCAACTAGTTATCATTACCGTCTTTATTATAGTGTAGATAGGTGGTATTTGGATTATATTCCTGCTAACGGGAGTCAAAATTTTTATTACAACGTCACTACTAATTCTACTACACCGCCAATTTCCTCACCTACAGCACCCAACGGCTGGATTGAAACAAACGCGGGTTGTGGTACGGCTAAAAAACCAGCTACCAACTTAACTTTAGGTAGCGGCGCAACAGTAGTAACGCCCACTGTTACTACAACGGCAGTTACTATTTATGCCAGTACAACCGCAACGTTAGGGGGTAACGTAACAGTAGATGGCGGCGCTACCGTAAAAGGGCGTGGCGTTGTGTATGGCACTTCAGCCAATCCTGTAATTGGTGGTTCCGGCGTTACGCAGATTGCTGATGCAAGCGGAGGTACCGGAACGTTTTCAGCATCTGCAACAGGCCTTATCAGCGCAACCACTTACCATGTACGTGCTTACGCCATAAATAGTGCTGGAACAAGTTACGGCAGCGATGTAACGTTTACTACTCAATCTGTAGATGCTACCTTGTCTAATTTAGCCATAGGCGCAACTACAATCTCACCGACGTTTACATCAGGTACCACGAGTTATACAGCCATGGTTAGCAATTCAGTTGATTATGTTACCATAACGCCAACAGCAACCAATGCTAATGCAACAATAAAAGTTAACGGATCAACCACAAAATCAGGCTATTCATCCAGCTATATGCCAGTGGCTGTAGGGTCTAATTCTATTCCTGTAGTGGTAACCGCACAAGATGGTTCTACTACTAAAACTTATACGCTGACTGTGATCCGCGCTGGCAGTTCAGTGGCAACGCTGAATGCCTTGTCAATCAGCTCTGGAACTTTATCGCCAACGTTTAGCTCCGGCACGCAAAGCTATGCCGCTTCGGTTGTTAATGCTACAACATCTATAACACTAACGCCAACTACAACTAATGCTAATGCCACTGTATCTGTTAATGGTACAACTGTAGCATCAGGAACAGCTTCAGGTGCTATTCCACTGGCAGTAGGAGCAAACACTATTCAAGTAACTACTATTGCTCAAGATAATGTAACCAGCCAAACTTATACGGTTACGGTAACCCGTGCTGGCAGTTCAGTAGCTACTTTGTCAAACTTATCTATAAATCCGGGCACGCTCTCTCCAATATTTGCCTCCAGCACGACCAACTATACGGCCGGTGTGAACAATTCGGTAAACAGTGTTACCGTAACACCCACCACAACCGATGCAAATGCAACTGTATCGGTAAATGGGATAGCAGTAACTTCTGGTACTGCTTCAAGTGCAATCCCTCTGGCTGTAGGAGCCAACACTATCCAAGCTGTAACTACCGCACAGGATGGATCTACTACCCAAACTTATAACCTGACCGTTACAAGAGCATCGGCATCAGCAATTACAACCTCAGTAACAACGCTGCCAGGTTTCAATTCATGCTATGGCAATGCCTCCGCAGCACAATCTTTTACGGTAAAGGGTAGCAATTTAACCTCGGATGTCACCGTTACATCTCCCGCAGGTTTCGAGGTAGCTCAAACTTCGGGTGGTCCGTATCAAACTAGTTTAACGCTAACGCAAAGTAATGGTGCAATAAGCACAACACTGTATGTTCGTATGGCTGCTGTAGCCAGCAGTCCTGCACCTGGCAATATTATGCTGAGTGCAACTAGTGCAACCACACAGAATGTAGCCGTGAGCGGGGCGCAGAATGCCCGGCCAACTATCAATTTGAGTTCAGTAACACGGGTAACCAGCGCATCTACATCCTTTAGTCTGCCTTATACCGCTACAACCGGTTCTCCTGATCTGTACTCGATATTTACCGGTAAAAGTAATCCCATGAGCGGCTTTATGACGATTAATAATGCCAAGTTAACCAGTTCGCCAATCACGATTGCCATGCCAGCCGGAACGGTAGAAGGTAAGTATGATTTTTACTTAACCGCAACAAACAGCAGTACAGGTTGTATCTCGTACAGTAATAGCTTTATTGTTACTGTAACCAGCAGCGACGCTACTTTAGCCTCGTTGACCACTAGCCAGGGTACTTTGTCTCCAACATTTGCTTCCGGTACCACTAGCTATACGACTAGTGTAGATAATTCGGTAAGCAGTATTACCTTAAAGCCATCCACAACAAATGCCAATGCTACAGTAACTATTAATGGTACAACAGTGCAATCAGGAACAGCATCAAGCGCTATTCCGCTAGCAGTAGGGGCAAATACTATTCAGACAAAAGTAACCGCACAGGATGGCTCTACCAACCAAACGTACAATCTAACTGTAAACAGGGCAGCGGCGTCAGTAATTACCACATCGGTAGCAACGTTGCCGGCTTTCGGTTCATGTTACGCCAATGCCTCTACAGCGCAATTTTTTACGGTAAAGGGCGGTAATCTAGTTTCTGATATTACCGTTACGCCTCCTGCCGGTTTTGAGATATCTCAAACTTCGGGTGGTCCGTATCAGACCAGTTTAATACTTACGCAAACTAACGGTACGGTAAGTGCAACGCTGTATACCCGTATGGCTGCTTCAGCTAGCAGCCCTTCGCCTGGCAATATTACTTTATCTGCAACTGGCGCAACAACGCAAAACGTAGCGTTAAGTGGTACACAAAATCCTCGGCCTACTATAGATTTTGGTTCGATAAGCTCGGTTAACAGATCAGCTACTTCCTTTAGTGTACCATATACGGCTACTACCGGTTCACCGGACTTATATTCAATTATTACAGGCAGCAAAGCTATGAGCGGCTTTACAGCTGTCAGCAATGCCAAGTTAGGTTCTTCACCTATTGTAGTTGCCATGCCTGCCGGAACTGCGGCTGGAGTGTATGATTTTTATTTAACGGTAACTAACAGTAGTACCGATTGTATTTCGTACAGTAATTATTTTTCGATTGCTGTGGTAAGTTCAGACGCTACCTTGTCTAGCCTGAACTCTCCTCAACTTACACTTTCACCTGCATTTAACGCTGCTACCACCAGCTATACCTCATCAGTGAGTAATTCAACTAGTCTGATCGGCCTCATCGCAGGACTCAATGATGGTAATGCAACGATGAAAGTAAACGGTTCAACCGCAAAATCACAAGCAGCAAACTATATTTCATTAGCGGTAGGTACCAATACTATTCCTATAGTGGTAACCGCGCAGGATGGTGTGACTACCAAAACTTATACGCTGACGATTAATCGTGCGGCTAGTTCAGTGGCAACGCTGAATGCCTTGTCAATCAGCTCGGGTAATTTGTCTCCAGTTTTTAATTCAAACACACAAAGCTATGCGGCTTCGGTTAGTAACGCGACGACCTCAATAGCAATCAAACCTACAGCAACTGATGCTACTGCCACTATATCTGTTAATAGTACACCAGTAATCTCTGGTACGGCGTCAAGCGCCATTCCGCTGGCTGTTGGTTCCAACACCATCCAAGTTGTAGTAACGGCACAAGACGGTAGTACGCAGAAAGCTTATACATTGACTGTGATGCGTGCTGGCAGTTCAGTGGCAACGCTGAATGCCTTGTCAATCAGCTCTGGAACTTTATCGCCAACGTTTAACTCCGGCACGCAAAGCTATGCCGCTTCGGTTGTTAATGCTACAACATCTGTAACATTAACACCGACCACAACTGATGCCAATGCCACTGTATCTGTTAATGGTACAACTGTAACATTAGGAACAGCTTCAGGTGCCATTCCACTGGCTGTTGGCAACAATACCATTCAGGTAGTTGTAACTGCACAGGATGGAATTACGCAGCAGGCTTACACGGTGAATGTAACCCGCATCGGCAGCTCGGTAGCTACTTTATCTAATTTATCGATCAGCTCAGGTACACTGTCTCCGACATTTGCTTCAGGCACTACCAGCTATAATGCTAATGTGGAAAATTCGGTAAGCAGTATTACTTTGAAGCCAAATACAACCGATGACAATGCTATAGTAACTGTTAACGGTACAACAGTGCAGTCTGGAACAGCATCAGGTGCTATCCCATTGGCTGTAGGGGCGAATACTATACAGGTAGTAACCACCGCGCAAGATGGTGCAACCAGTAAAACCTATACGTTAAATGTAACCAGGAATACCGCAACACCTGTAATTACATTTTTTGCTTTGCGGATACAACAGTATGGCGATGCGCCGGACTTTGCCTTAGCAGCCACGAGTACGAACACGTCAACACCAATCACGTACACCAGCAGCAACCCTGCCGTAGCAACGATTACCCCCGACAATAAGTTGCACACTGTAGGTGCCGGATCGGCCGTAATTACGGCTTCGCAGGCAGCCGATGCTACACATGCCGCCGCTGCAAGCGTGCAACAAACCTATATTGCTGTTCCACTTTCTGTTACAGTAACGGTCAACCCGCAGACGAAAGTATATGGTCAGGCAGATCCTGCCTTAACTTATCAGCTTACCAGTGGCAAGCTAGTGGGTGAGGATACCTTCACGGGCTCATTAACGCGCAACGCTGGAGAGAATGTTGCTGCTTATGCTATTCATCAAGGAACGCTGACGCTGGGCAGTAACTATAACTTAACTTTCAAAGAGGCTAATTTAACCATCACGCCGGCTGCCATCACTATAGCCGCCAACCCACAAGCCAAAGTTTACGGCCAGGCAGATCCTTCCCTAACGTATCAGATTACCAGTGGTAAACTGGTGAGCAGCCAGGATGCTTTCATCGGTTCATTAACGCGTGATGCGGGTGAGAATGCAGGCACTTATGCTATCCAACAAGGTACGTTAGTTCTTAATAATAACTATACGCTGAGCTACAATAGTGCTAACCTGATTATCAATAAGGCCGGTTTAATCATCACTGCCGATAATCAGACTAAAGTTTATGGTGCAGCCAACCCAACGCTGACGGCGAACTATCTGGGTTTTGTAGGTGGTGATGATGCATCAATCGTAACTACGCAGCCCGTACTAGCTACAACGGCAACCACTACATCACCAGTAGGCACGTATCCAATCACTGTAAGCGGTGCTATTGCAGCTAACTATACGCCTATCTATCATGCAGGCACGCTGACTATAACTGCAGGCCAACCCGCCATCACCTTTGCTACTTTGCCAGTTAAAAATTACGGCGATGCTGATTTTGCAGCAGGTGCTACAAGTACGGGTAGTACGGCTTTAACTTACAGTAGTGATAACACGGCTGTAGCCACTGTTGTAGATGGCAATATCCATATTGTAGGCGCAGGTACAGCTAATATTACGGCTATGCAGGTTGCTGATGCTAACAACAGTGCTGCTAAAAGTGTGGTACAAACGTTAACTGTAAACAAAGCAGCTATCACTTTAACAGCGAATGCACAAAATAAAAATTATGGTGATGCAGACCCAGCATTAACTTACAAAATTACATCAGGTGCACTTATAGGTCAAGATGCTTTCACTGGTAGTTTAACCCGTAATGCAGGTGAGAACATAGGCACTTATGCTATTCAGCAAGGAACACTGGGCCTGAGCAGCAACTATAACTTAACGTACAACACTGCTAACTTAACCATCACCCCGGCTGCTATCACGATAACTGCTAATCCGCAGACGAAAGTATATGGTCAGGCAGATCCGTCTTTAACCTACAATATTACCTCAGGTACTTTAGTAGGCCAGGATAAGTTTACAGGTTCACTGGTTCGTGATGCTGGTGAAAATGCAGGTACTTATGCAATTAAGCAAGGTACGTTAGCGCTGAATAATAACTACACGCTAAACTATAGAGGTGCTAACCTGACAATTGATAAGGCTAGTTTAACTATCGTAGCGGACAACCAGACTAAAGTTTACGGCGCAATCAATCCAACCTTAACTACCAGCTATCAGGGTTTTGTAGGTGGTGATGACGCATCAATCGTGACTACACAGCCTGTGTTGTCTACAACGGCAATTACTACGTCACCATTGGGTACGTACCCGATTAGTGTAAGCGGTGTAGTTATTCCTAATTATACGCCTATTTACCAGGCAGGTACCTTAACGGTTACTGCAGGGCAGCCAACCATCACGTTTGCCGCATTGCCAACTAAAACATATGGCGATGCAGACTTTACAGCGAATGCTACGAGCACTGGTAGTGCAGCTCTGACTTACAGTAGTGATAACGTGGCTGTAGCGACTGTTACAGACGGTAATATCCACATCGTAGGTGCAGGTACAGCTAACATTACTGCAACACAAGCTGCTGATGCTAATAACAGTGCCGCTAAAAGTGTAACACAAGCATTAACTGTAACTAAAGCAGCAATTACTTTAACAGCCAATGCACAAAGTAAAACTTATGGCGATGCAGATCCAAGCTTGACTTACCAGGTGACTTCGGGAAGTCTGATTGGCTCAGATGCTTTCAGCGGTTCATTAACCCGTAGTGCTGGAGAGAATGTAGGTTCTTATGCTATTCAGCAAGGTACCTTAGCATTAAGCAATAATTATAAGCTGACTTATACCGGAGCAAATCTGAATATTGGTGCTAAAGCCATAACGATTACTGCTGATGTAAAAGCTAAAACCTACGGTGATACTGATCCGGCATTAACTTATAAAACCACTCTGGGTACACTAGTAGGTAGTGACACCTTTACTGGCAGCTTAACCCGTGCAGCTGGTGAAAATACAGGTACGTACGCTATAAGCCAGGGAACTTTAGCTGTTAGCACAAATTATGTATTAACCTATGTAGGGGCTGGTTTAACAATTAATAAAGCTGGCTTAACTATTACAGCAGAAAATAAGACCAAAATTTATGGTCAAGCTAATCCGAATCTGACAGTAAGTTACAATGGTTTTGTAAATGGCGACGATGCCTCAAAGCTTACTACTCAACCTATGGCTACCACAACAGCAGTCAACAGTTCGCCAGCAGGTACTTATGCTATCACTGCAAATGGTGCTGCTTCCACTAACTATGTAGTTACTTATGTGCCAGGTACATTAACTGTACAAGCTGCTCAACCTGCTATCACACTGGCCACGTTGCCTGCTAAAACCTATGGAGATGGCGATTTTAGTGCAGGCGCAACAAGTACCAATGCAGTAACACCAATTACTTACACCAGCACCAATACTGCGGTAGCTACTATTGTAAGTGGTAAGGTTCATATTATCAGTGCCGGTACAACAACCATAACGGCTTCACAAGCAACTGATGCTAACCACGTAGCAGCTGCAGACGTAAGTCAGTTATTAACAGTAAGTCCAGCGGCTATTACTGTAACAGCTAATGCGCAAAGCAAAACTTACGGTACAACCGATCCGACTTTAACTTACAAAATTACTTCCGGTACGCTGGTAGGTTCAGATGCCTTTAGCGGTTCACTAACCCGTGATGCTGGAGAGAGTGTAGGCAGCTACGCCATTAAACAAGGCTCGCTGGCATTGAATGGAAATTATGCATTAACCTATACAGGTGCAAACCTGATTATCGGTAAAGCAATTCTGACTATTGCAGCAGATAATAAAACCAAAGTTTATGGTGAGGCTAATCCGGCACTGACCGTAACTTATAATGGTTTCATTAACGGCGACAATGCAAGCCAGTTAGCATCTGCGGCAACTGCATCAACTATAGCCACTACAGCATCAGGTGCTGGTACGTATGATATCCAGGTAAACGGGGCGGTAAGTAACAACTATACCATTGTGTACAATAAAGGTACACTAACCGTAACACCTGCTCTATTAACGGTAACCGCAAATAACCAAACCAAATTATACGGAACGGCTAACCCTGCGTTAACTGTAAGTTATAGCGGTTTTGTAAATGGCGATGATGCAAGCAAATTGTCTGTTCAGCCTGTAGCAAATACTTTAGCTACAACCAACTCAATTGCAGGTACCTATGCTATTACACCATCAAGTGGAGTAAGCGCTAATTACAGCTTTATGTATGTGAACGGTATATTGACAGTTATGCCAACCGAACGTACGTTAACCTTCAATTCATTAAGTGAAAAAACTTATGGAGATAGCGATTTCAATCCTGGTGCCACTGCTAATACAGGTGAAGTTGTACTGTATAGCAGCAGTAATACTTCAGTAGCTACCATAGTA
- a CDS encoding phage tail protein, with amino-acid sequence MDVEAYIGEIRMFAGNYAPEGWAFCNGQIMSISSNDILFTLLGTTYGGDGVSTFALPDLQGRVPVHNGTGVGLNPIALGEAGGVTSVSITTANVPPHTHLVNAANEAGTTSTPGSNLISNSAGRAVYVQGSSSPDLSAMSSQSVSPAGVTNINESIMQPYRAISFIIALTGVFPTNNS; translated from the coding sequence ATGGATGTTGAAGCTTATATTGGAGAAATCAGGATGTTTGCAGGTAATTATGCACCCGAAGGGTGGGCATTCTGTAATGGACAAATAATGTCTATTTCGAGTAACGATATTTTGTTTACTCTACTCGGCACAACTTATGGAGGGGATGGCGTGAGTACCTTTGCTCTGCCTGATTTACAAGGCCGTGTGCCGGTACACAATGGCACAGGTGTGGGTTTGAATCCTATCGCTTTGGGAGAAGCAGGCGGTGTAACATCAGTAAGCATTACTACAGCGAACGTGCCGCCCCATACACACCTTGTGAACGCTGCAAATGAAGCAGGAACAACGAGTACGCCGGGTTCTAACTTAATTTCTAATTCAGCAGGCCGGGCTGTGTATGTACAGGGTTCATCATCGCCGGATCTCTCGGCTATGAGTAGCCAATCAGTAAGCCCGGCAGGTGTGACTAACATCAATGAATCGATCATGCAGCCGTACCGGGCAATATCGTTCATCATTGCTTTGACTGGCGTATTCCCTACTAACAATAGCTAA
- a CDS encoding methionyl-tRNA formyltransferase: MKIIFFTNQLAALPLLSYFHTKGWLKAVIHPHRQKASDFQIEDFCCSAAIPFHYVGKAEFHELITDLFDVIAPDLAVMFGFSYHIPECLFTRPRLGFYNIHFSMLPAYRGPNPIFWQIKNGETVGGVSIHQVDSGWDTGPIVMQQQVSFIPGETWGICNSRHSAVAYNLMVQLADQLQYGLPLPQISIPEQQATYYSKPAVEEFAIDWQTSTATQIENLVNACNPNVGGAIASLKHQMVRILEVSPVDAVADAATPPGTVVHSDQSGMYVSCVDRKILRINILKLNEGFMTGFKLAALGIQPGDVFENARLVLTAKEQII; encoded by the coding sequence ATGAAAATAATATTTTTTACCAATCAGCTAGCGGCTTTGCCTTTGCTGAGTTATTTTCATACTAAAGGGTGGCTCAAAGCTGTGATACATCCTCATAGACAAAAAGCTTCTGATTTCCAGATTGAAGATTTCTGCTGTTCTGCTGCTATCCCTTTTCACTATGTAGGAAAGGCTGAATTCCACGAATTGATTACAGATTTATTTGATGTAATAGCACCTGATCTGGCTGTTATGTTTGGCTTTTCTTACCATATACCGGAGTGTCTGTTTACACGTCCGCGCTTAGGCTTTTACAATATACATTTCAGTATGTTACCTGCTTATAGAGGGCCTAATCCTATTTTTTGGCAAATTAAGAACGGGGAAACTGTAGGTGGGGTAAGCATTCACCAGGTTGATAGCGGATGGGATACTGGGCCAATTGTTATGCAGCAGCAAGTATCCTTTATACCAGGCGAAACCTGGGGTATTTGCAATAGCAGACATAGTGCTGTTGCCTATAATTTAATGGTGCAACTGGCAGATCAGTTGCAGTACGGCCTACCGCTGCCGCAAATTAGTATTCCTGAGCAGCAGGCCACCTACTACAGCAAACCTGCGGTTGAAGAGTTCGCAATTGACTGGCAAACAAGCACAGCTACACAAATTGAAAATTTAGTGAATGCCTGTAATCCGAACGTGGGTGGAGCCATAGCTTCTTTAAAGCACCAGATGGTACGCATATTGGAAGTATCGCCAGTGGATGCTGTTGCCGATGCAGCAACCCCACCGGGTACCGTTGTGCATTCTGATCAGAGTGGCATGTATGTGTCTTGTGTAGATCGTAAAATATTACGCATCAATATATTGAAGCTTAATGAGGGCTTCATGACAGGCTTTAAGTTAGCCGCGTTGGGCATACAACCGGGCGACGTTTTCGAAAATGCCCGTCTTGTTTTAACTGCCAAAGAGCAAATTATTTAA
- a CDS encoding phage tail protein, which produces MGDNFLGEIRIFPYNKIPRGWAACDGTIMPIQNNQALFSLITAQFGGDGRVNFALPDLRGRVPLCAGAVPNTNSALTYTQGNPGGANSTTLTINNMPAHSHNVYVVNNPANQSAVEGNFLSEPAGSDNEFLPVSSVQGSLVAMSSSMISPSPGGGNPVSNMQPYRGLVFAIAVVGIYPPQP; this is translated from the coding sequence ATGGGTGATAATTTTCTTGGTGAAATCAGAATATTTCCATACAACAAAATTCCAAGGGGTTGGGCTGCCTGCGATGGCACGATCATGCCTATACAAAATAATCAGGCATTATTTTCATTAATAACTGCCCAATTTGGCGGCGACGGAAGGGTGAATTTTGCCCTACCCGATTTACGCGGACGTGTTCCGTTGTGCGCAGGAGCGGTACCCAATACCAATTCGGCACTTACTTATACACAGGGTAACCCGGGTGGAGCCAACAGTACTACATTAACTATTAATAACATGCCAGCTCATTCACATAATGTTTATGTAGTAAATAATCCCGCAAATCAATCGGCTGTAGAAGGTAATTTCTTATCAGAGCCAGCTGGTTCTGATAACGAGTTTTTACCTGTTTCCAGTGTACAAGGTTCGTTAGTAGCTATGTCTTCAAGCATGATATCACCTTCCCCTGGGGGCGGCAACCCGGTAAGTAATATGCAACCTTACCGTGGCCTTGTGTTCGCTATTGCAGTAGTTGGTATTTACCCTCCGCAACCTTAA
- a CDS encoding phage tail protein, which produces MDAYIGEIRIFCGTFAPRGWQFCWGQQMNIQQNAALYAVIGFVYGGNGQTTFNLPDLRGSVPLGTGTGAGLPTFNIGAAGGNTNYTLYNVPVHTHTLNGANVPGSETDVEGNLLGNSSPRSNTWKYSNQVPSATLAPNTLSPAGSSQPTPVSNMQPYLAMNYIICVSDGIFPVRS; this is translated from the coding sequence ATGGATGCTTATATAGGAGAAATCAGAATATTTTGTGGAACATTTGCGCCTCGAGGATGGCAATTTTGCTGGGGGCAGCAAATGAATATCCAGCAAAATGCAGCATTGTATGCCGTTATTGGCTTTGTTTATGGTGGTAATGGACAAACCACTTTTAACTTACCTGATTTAAGGGGCAGTGTACCTCTAGGAACAGGCACAGGAGCTGGTTTGCCTACTTTTAACATTGGGGCAGCTGGTGGGAACACTAATTATACCCTATACAATGTTCCGGTTCACACCCACACCCTAAATGGAGCTAACGTGCCGGGTTCAGAAACTGATGTGGAAGGTAATCTACTCGGTAATAGCTCACCCAGGTCAAATACTTGGAAGTATTCTAATCAGGTACCATCTGCAACGCTGGCTCCAAATACTTTGAGCCCAGCTGGCAGCTCGCAGCCCACTCCGGTAAGCAATATGCAACCTTACCTAGCTATGAATTACATCATTTGTGTGTCAGACGGGATATTTCCTGTAAGGTCATAA